A region of the Desulfobacter postgatei 2ac9 genome:
TCCATCAGCCGTTATTATATTGACGGTGAATTTACTGACGGTGCTGCAGAAGGTGTCCGCCGGGGATTGATTGAAAACGCCATCCCTGAAATTGAAAACGAATACGATGAAATATCAGCCGGATGGTCTCCCCTTGAAACCCCCTATAAACCAGACTTTCAATCAACTTCTTTTATATTCGGCACCTATTTTGCCTTTTCTCTGCGAATTGATAAAAAATCAATCCCGGCTAAACTGGTTCAAAAACATATGGCCATTGAAATGGAGAAAAAAAAGAAAGAAAGCGGCAGACCCTTTATTTCAAAAAATGAAAAAACTGAAATAAAGGAGATGGTCATCGATATTTTGATGCATAAAACACCCTTTATTCCAAATATCTATGATGTGTTATGGGATTATGAAGATAAAAACTTAATCTTATTTTCCACCCAAAAGGCGGCCAATGAATTATTTGAAACCTTGTTTTTCAAATCCTTTGACCATAAACCCATTAAAATATTTCCCTATACAATAGTGGAAAAGCTGGGCAGATTTTCAAACGATAAAAAAGACAGGGTGCTGGCTCTATCGCCCTTAAATACGAAAGGTGCATGATGTTAGATATAGCAACGGCTTACAATAAATATGGATTTTTAGGCAACGAATTTTTGACATGGATCTGGTACCTCATTGAAACGGATCAGGATATTACAACCCTTGCAAGTTCAAAAGATCCGGTAATTTTTGAGATTGGAAATTCCATCAGTCTTGAAAATAATCTTGGCGATAAATCAAAAGAAAAAATTACCATTAAAGGTGATCAGGCCGGTCTTGAAGAAGGGGGCACAGCCCTTAAAAAAGGGGCATGGGTAACAGATATGAACCTGATCTGCAGGATGGGTGAAGAAGAATATAAATTTTCAATCAAAGGTGAAAGTTTCAATATCACCGGTTTGAAAACCCCAACCATTGACATCTCCTCATCAGAAGATGAAATAGAAGGTTTGATTATTGAAAAAACCTTTTTAATCATGAAGGTTATCAAAGTTATTGACACCCTTTTTTTAAAATTTATCGAAAAAAGAATTTCAGATGACTGGAATGCGTCTGATTTAAAGGGTATCAGGGATTGGATTCAATCCTGACAACAAATTGTTTAAAAAGCCTGTTTTATGGACCCTTAAAAAACAGGCTTTTAATACCTTCTATTTTTAAAAACATTTTATTCAAAACTTTAAACACAAAAGATACAAAAACAATCAATAATATTAAGCTATTAAATCAATTGTAAACATTTAGGCCTTGATTATTATTGTTATTATCTTTATTTAAATAATCTTTAATATATTACATCTTGTAATAAAAACGATATGCTTTGTTTCTTCTTTCCAATCTCTTGTTTCTTGACTGGTAAACTGGTATTTAAAAGCGCGAACTGGAACCCCTTCAGGAAAGTTAAAATGACAGATGATTTAAAAATATTTTCCGGTGGATCCAATCCGGATCTGGCAACGGAAATTTGTGGGAATATCGGAATTCATTTAAGTCCGATGGAAACATCCCGGTTTTCAAATGACAATTTGTTTGTTCAGATTAAGGAAAGTGTCAGGGAAAAAGATGTATTTGTTGTCCAGTCTTTGAGCACACCTGTCAGTGATCATCTCATGGAATTGATGATTACCCTGGATGCCCTGCGTAGCGCATCTGCTAAACGGATTACAGCTGTCATCCCTTATTATTCATATGCCCGGTCCGATAAGAAGGATGCGCCAAGAATATCCATTGCTGCCCGCCTGGTTGCCGATCTTTTGAAAACTGCCGGGGCAGACCGGGTACTGACTATGGATCTGCACGCCGATGCCGTGCATGGATTTTTCAGCATTCCCGTGGATCATTTAACAGCCATACCCACAATCTGTGATTATTTTGCAGCGTTCCTGGATCTGTCAAAGGTGGTGGTGGTGGCCACAGATGCCGGCGGTGCTAAAAGAGCCGGACGGTTTGCCAAACGTCTGGACACCTCCCTTGCCATCATTGACAAACGTCGGCTCAGCGATTCAGATGTTCAGCAGGGGCTGGTTGTGGGTAATGTAAAGGGTCTGGATGCCATTATTTTTGACGATGAAATATCCACAGGGGGAACCCTGGTGAGCACCGTTGAGACCTTGAGCCGCGCAGGAGCGGCTAAGGTTTATGTTGGTGCAACCCATCCGGTGCTTTGCGGCCACGCAGTGGAAAAATTAAATCAAACTTTCATATCTGAGATTGTGGTCACCAACACGGTACATGTTCCTGTAGAAAAACAGTTTCCCCAGCTTAAATCCTTGTCAGTGGCATCTCTTTTTGCCCGGGCCATCAAGCACATCCATACAGGAGAGAGTGTTTCAGGGCTTTTTTAAGCCATAACAAATCAGTGAAACCTTTTCATTGAACTGTTCGGTGACTATTTTTCTGGTGGTTCTTACTTTAATACGGCAGACAAAATGTTTGCTCTCTTCCTGGAGGAGATCAAATTCTTTATGAGATTGATACCCCCGGTCCATGACGCCGGTTTGACCTTTAGATAGGATACGGGTAACAAAACGACGCTCTGCGCCGTTGCCTTCATTCAGGAATATTTTATGTAAAACATCGGTTTTTTATGTTTGACATTCGGCGATTTTATATTAACTTCAAAGAAATTTTTTAATTTTTAGGAGAAAAACATGGCAGATTTAACAGCGATTATGGAAACTTCAAAAGGCACGATTAACATTACGCTTTTTGCAGACAAGACCCCCTATACCGTGGGCAATTTTGTAAACCTTGCCAAACGCCAATATTATAACGGTTTAACCTTTCACCGTGTGATTTCAGATTTCATGATCCAGGGTGGATGTCCTTACGGCAATGGTATGGGCGGCCCGGGCTATGAATTTGAAGATGAATTCAAAAAAGATCTCAAACATGACAAGCCCGGCATCCTGTCAATGGCCAATGCCGGTCCCGGGACCAACGGCAGCCAGTTTTTTATTACTCACGTCCCCACACCCCATCTCGACGGTATGCATACGGTATTCGGGGCAGTTGTCAGCGAAGCAGATCAGGATGTAGTCAACAGTATTACCCAGGGAGATACTATTGAAAGCATCACCATCAAAGGCAATGTGGGTTCTGTGTTCAAGAAGATTCAACCCAAACTGGATGTGTGGAATAAAACCCTGAACAAGTCCTTTCCCAAGCTTCCCAAAGCTTGAATGTTTTGAACAAAAAGACCTTTTGTCGCATGATTATGCGGCAAAAGGTCTTTTTGTTTTGGGTTCAGCGGTTTTGCCTGCAGTGTCGGTTATCAGTCCAGGTCAATGTACAAGGGGATAACATGAAGGGAAGGAGAATTTTCCTCGGTATCCCCTAAGCGCCATTTTTTCGCCGGAATTCCTGCTTCTTTGATTTTTTCAACCATTCCTTTGATATTGATCAGGGGGTGCCGGCTAAACACATTGGGCAGCCCGTATGTCAGGCTGCACACCAGGCATTTGTCCGGCCGGCGCAGCAGATTAAAGGCAAGGACAATCCGGCTGCCGGAAATACTGATAGGCTCCAGCCTGATGTCATAGGCGCCTTCTGAGGCATCACCATACAGCGCATCAAAAAACTGATCAGTTCTTTCAGGCGGCAACAGCTCATCTAAAAATTCTTGGGTGAGTATGTTGTCAAAATCTTTTTGAACCATGTTTTATCTATCCTTCTTTTATAGCCTGTATCTTTTTTATAATAAAGTCTGGTTAAGTTACTCAGATATTTCAAACTTTGTTATGGGTTAAGCCTGGGTGTTGATCGATTAGATCGGCCCATGGCCGTTAGTTTAAATCAGAGATTTCTCTTCTATTCTTTCTATGTCGGAAAATCAAGGGATAAACCAGGAACCCCCAGGGCAATAGCATTTAACCTGCCTGCAGTTTCATGTCAATTATAAATGGATCGTAGATAATCAATGTATTAAATTTAAAAGGATCATGTTTATACATTTGATCTTATTTCGGTATCTGGTACAATAAAAATCTGAAAAAAGATGGGAGTCAAAAATTTGTGTCCATTCGAAAAAAGTATCTATATTCTCTTCACTGTCGGCAACAAACATGGGATAATTAAATGAAAAAATTAAAAATTTTCCGGGGATTTGACCTGAATGTGCCTGAAGAGCCCGATTTGAGTTGTGTTCCCCT
Encoded here:
- a CDS encoding peptidylprolyl isomerase, producing MADLTAIMETSKGTINITLFADKTPYTVGNFVNLAKRQYYNGLTFHRVISDFMIQGGCPYGNGMGGPGYEFEDEFKKDLKHDKPGILSMANAGPGTNGSQFFITHVPTPHLDGMHTVFGAVVSEADQDVVNSITQGDTIESITIKGNVGSVFKKIQPKLDVWNKTLNKSFPKLPKA
- the rdgC gene encoding recombination-associated protein RdgC; this translates as MGLISSTHSISRYYIDGEFTDGAAEGVRRGLIENAIPEIENEYDEISAGWSPLETPYKPDFQSTSFIFGTYFAFSLRIDKKSIPAKLVQKHMAIEMEKKKKESGRPFISKNEKTEIKEMVIDILMHKTPFIPNIYDVLWDYEDKNLILFSTQKAANELFETLFFKSFDHKPIKIFPYTIVEKLGRFSNDKKDRVLALSPLNTKGA
- a CDS encoding ribose-phosphate diphosphokinase, translating into MTDDLKIFSGGSNPDLATEICGNIGIHLSPMETSRFSNDNLFVQIKESVREKDVFVVQSLSTPVSDHLMELMITLDALRSASAKRITAVIPYYSYARSDKKDAPRISIAARLVADLLKTAGADRVLTMDLHADAVHGFFSIPVDHLTAIPTICDYFAAFLDLSKVVVVATDAGGAKRAGRFAKRLDTSLAIIDKRRLSDSDVQQGLVVGNVKGLDAIIFDDEISTGGTLVSTVETLSRAGAAKVYVGATHPVLCGHAVEKLNQTFISEIVVTNTVHVPVEKQFPQLKSLSVASLFARAIKHIHTGESVSGLF